The following proteins are co-located in the Imtechella halotolerans genome:
- a CDS encoding anthranilate synthase component I family protein, with protein MKSFQLQTTYKQILADTITPVSVYLKVRDRYPNSILLESSDYHANDNSFSYICFNPIASIKIENERIIRNFPDGTTQNTTITSQSHIPSEIETFASLFRTHKNDFKFINNGLFGYIAYDAVRYFEEVEITTKENSITIPEVYYAIYQNIIAINHFKNEAFIFSHSFNTQSNISEIEQLLQSKNFASYPFSKVGIPTSNMDDNTYLDLVDAAKKHCARGDVFQLVLSRRFSQTFKGDEFNVYRALRSINPSPYLFYFDYGNFKIFGSSPEAQLIVKHGKAEIHPIAGTFKRTGNDEKDAELAKKLSEDVKENAEHVMLVDLARNDLSRNGHSVTVETYREVQFFSHVIHLVSKVTGQKKPEAPTMQVVADTFPAGTLSGAPKHMALQLIDKYEPTNRGFYGGAIGFMDFEGNFNHAIMIRTFVSKNHQLHYQAGAGLVSASNPESELQEVFNKLGALNKALELAENIKH; from the coding sequence ATGAAATCATTTCAACTTCAAACAACTTACAAACAAATTCTGGCAGACACTATAACTCCTGTTAGTGTCTATCTAAAAGTACGAGACCGTTACCCAAACAGTATTTTACTTGAGAGCAGTGACTACCATGCGAATGACAATAGTTTTTCTTATATCTGTTTTAATCCCATTGCATCCATAAAAATAGAGAATGAACGGATTATAAGAAATTTTCCAGATGGTACAACCCAAAATACCACCATTACTTCTCAATCTCACATTCCATCAGAGATTGAAACTTTTGCATCTCTTTTTCGTACTCATAAAAATGATTTTAAATTTATAAATAATGGGCTTTTTGGTTACATCGCATACGATGCAGTGCGATATTTCGAAGAAGTCGAAATAACTACAAAAGAAAATAGTATAACCATACCAGAGGTCTATTACGCAATCTATCAGAATATAATTGCCATTAATCATTTTAAAAATGAAGCATTTATATTTTCACATTCATTTAATACCCAAAGTAACATTTCTGAAATAGAACAATTACTACAATCCAAAAACTTCGCCTCTTACCCATTCAGTAAGGTGGGAATCCCAACCTCTAACATGGATGACAACACATACTTAGATTTAGTCGACGCGGCTAAAAAACATTGCGCACGTGGCGATGTTTTTCAATTAGTCCTTAGTCGTCGTTTTTCTCAAACATTCAAAGGTGATGAGTTTAATGTGTACCGTGCCCTACGCAGTATTAACCCTTCCCCGTATTTGTTTTATTTTGATTACGGCAACTTTAAGATTTTTGGAAGTTCCCCTGAAGCTCAATTAATAGTAAAGCATGGTAAGGCTGAAATCCATCCAATTGCAGGAACCTTTAAACGTACAGGAAATGACGAAAAAGATGCAGAGCTAGCGAAGAAACTTTCTGAGGACGTCAAGGAAAATGCAGAACATGTAATGTTAGTGGATTTGGCACGTAATGACTTAAGTAGAAATGGACATTCAGTGACAGTTGAAACGTATCGAGAGGTTCAATTCTTTTCACATGTGATTCATTTGGTATCAAAAGTGACCGGACAAAAGAAACCTGAAGCACCAACCATGCAGGTGGTGGCGGACACCTTTCCTGCTGGAACACTAAGTGGAGCTCCTAAACATATGGCACTTCAACTTATTGACAAATACGAACCTACTAACCGTGGATTCTACGGTGGAGCAATTGGTTTTATGGACTTTGAGGGCAATTTTAATCACGCCATTATGATTCGCACATTCGTAAGCAAGAATCATCAATTACATTATCAAGCCGGTGCAGGGCTAGTTTCAGCATCTAACCCTGAAAGTGAGTTACAGGAAGTCTTCAATAAACTAGGCGCTTTAAACAAAGCATTGGAATTAGCAGAAAACATCAAACATTAA
- a CDS encoding YceI family protein: MKKTFATLVTVLALVISGTTLNAQTKKDVKVNDSKIVWKGYKVTGSHEGTINLKSGSLTFKGDALTGGEFVVDMTSLESTDLSGNMKGKLDGHLKSDDFFGVENHPEATLMLTSVKATGKNAYNAKGKLTIKGKTNPVEFTIAIYGSKANATVKVDRSKYDVRYGSGSFFDNLGDKTIYDEFDLVVDLVF, translated from the coding sequence ATGAAAAAAACATTTGCAACCCTAGTAACCGTTTTGGCTCTAGTAATAAGTGGAACTACACTTAATGCCCAAACAAAAAAAGATGTAAAAGTAAATGACAGCAAAATTGTATGGAAAGGATACAAAGTAACTGGCTCACACGAGGGAACCATTAATTTAAAAAGTGGTAGCTTAACCTTTAAAGGAGATGCCTTAACTGGAGGTGAGTTTGTAGTAGATATGACTTCATTGGAATCTACAGATCTATCTGGAAATATGAAAGGAAAGTTGGATGGTCACCTTAAATCAGATGATTTTTTTGGTGTTGAAAACCACCCTGAAGCAACCTTAATGCTTACTAGTGTAAAAGCTACAGGAAAAAACGCCTATAATGCCAAAGGAAAATTAACTATTAAAGGAAAAACGAATCCTGTAGAATTCACAATTGCTATCTATGGTAGTAAGGCTAATGCTACAGTAAAAGTTGATAGATCTAAGTATGATGTTCGTTACGGATCTGGAAGCTTCTTTGACAATTTAGGAGATAAAACCATTTATGATGAGTTTGATTTAGTAGTCGACTTAGTATTCTAA
- a CDS encoding YceI family protein — translation MNTKIINTENATIEWVGKKILGSHNGTIEFKEGFYNFVEDQLVGGEFLVDMTTITVTDLSGDMKNQLEGHLHSDDFFSTANFDTSKLAITNATKKGDDTYEVQADLTIKGQTHPVDFELKIAGNTATTEFKIDRTKYGIRYGSGSFFSNLGDNTISDKFTLKISQQL, via the coding sequence ATGAATACAAAAATCATTAACACAGAAAATGCTACCATTGAATGGGTAGGAAAAAAAATTCTAGGTTCACACAATGGTACCATTGAATTTAAAGAAGGTTTTTACAATTTTGTAGAAGACCAATTAGTAGGTGGCGAATTTTTGGTAGACATGACTACGATCACTGTAACTGACCTTAGCGGAGACATGAAAAATCAATTAGAAGGACACCTACATTCAGATGACTTCTTTAGCACTGCTAATTTTGACACCTCCAAATTAGCCATCACAAACGCCACTAAAAAAGGAGATGACACTTATGAAGTTCAAGCGGACCTAACCATCAAAGGACAAACTCACCCGGTAGACTTTGAACTAAAAATTGCGGGCAATACAGCAACCACAGAATTCAAAATAGATCGCACCAAATATGGTATCAGATATGGATCTGGAAGTTTCTTTTCTAACTTAGGAGACAATACCATAAGTGATAAATTCACGTTAAAAATTTCACAACAACTATAA
- a CDS encoding MarR family winged helix-turn-helix transcriptional regulator: MPDHQKTVINLMITANEVSDKATEALKPYDISLQQFNVLRILRGQKGKPANLSTIQERMINKMSNTTRLVDKLITKNLVERNTCENNRRKVEIFITPEGLQLLEKVDQIIIDVEKKCIESLTQEDIIQLNTLLDKIRN; the protein is encoded by the coding sequence ATGCCCGATCACCAGAAGACAGTTATCAATCTAATGATAACAGCCAACGAAGTTAGTGATAAAGCAACAGAAGCGCTTAAGCCGTATGATATATCTCTACAGCAATTTAATGTACTTCGCATTCTTAGAGGGCAAAAAGGAAAACCGGCAAACCTAAGCACCATACAAGAACGTATGATCAACAAAATGAGTAACACCACTCGATTGGTTGATAAACTAATCACAAAAAATTTGGTTGAACGCAATACCTGCGAAAACAACAGACGTAAAGTGGAAATTTTTATTACCCCTGAAGGATTACAACTTCTAGAAAAAGTGGATCAAATAATTATTGATGTAGAAAAAAAATGCATTGAGTCCTTAACTCAAGAAGACATTATTCAATTAAACACCTTATTGGACAAAATAAGAAATTAA
- a CDS encoding rhodanese-like domain-containing protein — MADLTQQEWAAQLAADENALILDVRTSEEVEEGYIPNSIHIDIYKGQGFIEEVESLDKAKNIYVYCRSGNRSGQACAIMSQLGFVNTFNLVGGFMNWEGDVAE, encoded by the coding sequence ATGGCAGATTTAACACAACAAGAATGGGCAGCTCAATTGGCTGCTGATGAAAACGCATTAATATTAGATGTTCGTACTTCTGAGGAGGTAGAAGAGGGATATATACCTAATTCAATTCATATTGATATTTATAAAGGACAAGGTTTTATTGAGGAAGTAGAATCTTTGGATAAAGCTAAGAATATATATGTGTATTGCCGTTCAGGGAACCGTAGTGGGCAAGCATGTGCCATTATGAGTCAACTTGGATTTGTAAACACCTTTAACCTTGTAGGTGGTTTTATGAACTGGGAGGGTGACGTGGCTGAATAG
- a CDS encoding PspC family transcriptional regulator yields MNWMHQLRYFFEKYGFEVSSRFAERLGMKAKNVRLFFIYVSFATFGAWFAVYLTLALLLQLKDLIYTKRSSVYDL; encoded by the coding sequence ATGAATTGGATGCATCAACTACGTTACTTTTTTGAAAAATATGGTTTTGAAGTCTCTTCTCGTTTTGCGGAGCGTTTAGGGATGAAGGCTAAAAATGTTAGGTTGTTTTTTATCTATGTGTCTTTTGCCACTTTTGGTGCTTGGTTTGCGGTATACCTTACCTTGGCCTTACTGCTTCAACTCAAGGATTTGATTTACACCAAACGTTCCTCGGTATACGATTTATAA
- a CDS encoding amino acid carrier protein, whose product MKKNLLVLFLCMIAGSAFAQQLTVRETIINPSNIINDGMIQLAVEGGQEPYTYKWSNQSTHLTSPEASGLIEGRPYSVTVTDANGVSVTKEYTIKAESITEILNSKMVPAVNAIGSVLFWDPFAAFGIHDPVMYAEQKNVGTPGWQAGIDAKFVLKEWKKAEGARIEKGELIAVVTENDSKELEVFAPASGTLKYLVEEGEVIYNADNKEHVIEEGAHYLAQIKYDEPQALLHPNGDKQQKGIPFIVVWLVVGAIFFTFRMGFINLRGFRHAIDLAKGKYDDPNAPGQVTHFQALATAVSGTVGLGNIAGVAVAISIGGAGATFWMIIAGLLGMSSKFVECTLGVKYRFIKSDGRVFGGPMNYLRYGLEKRGKKTLGKVMAGMFAVLAIGASFGGGNMFQANQSFEQLSGQFPMLQGGGFWFGIITAILVGVVIIGGINSIAKVTGKIVPIMASVYIVACLAVIFINIENLGPAFGAIFDGAFSPTALKGGVIGVLITGFQRAAFSNEAGVGSAAIAHSTAKTNNPPSEGFVALLEPFIDTVVVCTLTALVLIFTGKHEIEGIAGAQLTSDAFASVISWFPYVLAAAVFLFAFSTMISWSYYGMRAWTYIFGKSKRTEIVYKCLFLVFVVIGASVSLGAVLDFSDMMILAMSFPNIIGLYIMSGEVKSDLNEYLRKLKAGELFRKIPVK is encoded by the coding sequence ATGAAGAAAAATCTTCTCGTATTGTTTCTATGTATGATTGCTGGTAGTGCTTTTGCTCAGCAATTAACTGTTAGAGAAACAATCATTAACCCTTCCAATATTATCAATGACGGTATGATTCAGTTGGCCGTTGAAGGAGGTCAAGAGCCGTATACTTACAAATGGAGTAACCAGAGTACACACCTTACTTCTCCTGAAGCAAGTGGACTAATAGAAGGAAGGCCTTATTCGGTTACCGTTACAGATGCTAATGGTGTTTCTGTAACCAAAGAATACACTATAAAAGCAGAATCCATCACGGAAATATTAAATAGTAAAATGGTTCCAGCCGTAAATGCTATAGGCAGTGTGTTATTTTGGGACCCATTTGCAGCCTTTGGTATTCATGATCCGGTAATGTATGCTGAGCAGAAAAATGTTGGTACTCCAGGTTGGCAAGCAGGAATCGATGCAAAGTTTGTGTTAAAAGAATGGAAAAAGGCAGAAGGTGCTCGAATAGAAAAAGGAGAATTAATAGCTGTTGTTACTGAAAATGATTCCAAAGAATTAGAGGTATTTGCTCCGGCATCTGGTACTTTAAAGTATTTGGTAGAAGAAGGAGAAGTTATCTATAATGCAGATAACAAAGAACATGTAATTGAGGAAGGAGCGCATTATTTAGCTCAAATAAAATATGATGAACCGCAGGCTTTGTTACATCCAAACGGGGATAAGCAGCAAAAGGGAATTCCGTTTATTGTAGTTTGGTTAGTGGTAGGAGCTATCTTTTTTACCTTTAGGATGGGCTTCATTAACCTTAGAGGATTCCGTCATGCTATTGACTTGGCTAAAGGAAAATATGATGATCCAAATGCACCAGGACAGGTGACACATTTTCAGGCCTTGGCAACCGCAGTTTCGGGAACAGTAGGTTTAGGTAATATCGCAGGAGTGGCAGTGGCAATTTCAATAGGAGGAGCCGGTGCCACTTTTTGGATGATAATAGCTGGTTTACTTGGAATGTCTTCAAAGTTTGTGGAGTGTACTTTAGGAGTTAAATACAGGTTTATAAAAAGTGATGGTCGCGTGTTTGGAGGGCCAATGAATTATTTACGATACGGACTAGAGAAAAGAGGTAAAAAGACCTTAGGAAAAGTAATGGCAGGAATGTTTGCTGTATTAGCTATTGGTGCTTCATTTGGTGGAGGAAATATGTTCCAAGCAAATCAATCATTCGAACAGCTATCTGGACAGTTTCCTATGTTGCAAGGGGGAGGATTTTGGTTTGGAATTATTACAGCTATTTTGGTGGGAGTAGTAATTATAGGAGGAATCAATAGTATTGCCAAGGTTACAGGGAAAATAGTGCCTATAATGGCTTCTGTGTACATTGTTGCATGTCTTGCGGTTATTTTTATAAATATTGAAAACTTAGGTCCTGCTTTTGGTGCAATTTTCGATGGAGCGTTTAGTCCTACTGCTCTTAAAGGTGGGGTTATTGGAGTTCTTATTACAGGGTTCCAACGAGCTGCATTTTCTAATGAAGCAGGTGTTGGTTCGGCTGCTATTGCGCACTCAACTGCAAAAACTAATAATCCCCCATCGGAAGGATTTGTGGCATTATTAGAGCCTTTTATTGATACTGTAGTGGTTTGTACACTTACAGCTTTGGTGTTGATCTTTACAGGAAAGCACGAAATTGAAGGTATAGCGGGAGCGCAGTTGACTTCAGACGCTTTTGCAAGTGTAATTTCTTGGTTCCCATATGTGTTGGCTGCAGCTGTATTTCTTTTTGCCTTTTCTACCATGATATCATGGTCTTATTATGGGATGAGAGCTTGGACTTATATCTTTGGAAAGAGCAAACGTACTGAGATTGTATATAAGTGCTTATTCTTGGTGTTTGTTGTTATTGGAGCCTCTGTAAGTTTAGGTGCTGTTCTTGATTTTTCAGATATGATGATTTTGGCGATGTCATTCCCGAATATTATTGGATTGTATATAATGTCTGGTGAAGTGAAATCAGACTTGAATGAATATCTTAGAAAATTAAAAGCAGGTGAGCTATTTCGTAAGATTCCTGTAAAATAA
- a CDS encoding acyl-CoA dehydrogenase family protein encodes MNFDYTETQHMVAAAARDFAEQYIRPFIMEWDEAQIFPVDVFRKAGELGFMGVLVPEQYGGSGLGYHEYIAIVEEISKVDPSIGLSVAAHNSLCTNHILDFGTEEQKQRWLPKLATGQWIGAWGLTEHNTGSDAGGMSTTAVKDGDFWILNGAKNFITHGKSGEIAVVIVRTGEKGDSHGMTAFVVERGTPGFSSGKKEDKLGMRASETAELVFDNCRIPDSNRLGEVGEGFIQSMKVLDGGRISIGALSLGIAKGAYEAALKYSKERVQFGKPISAFQGISFKLADMATEIEASELLLHKSAFEKNAGRKMTKLGAMAKMYASEACVRIANEAVQIHGGYGYTKDFPVEKFYRDSKLCTIGEGTTEIQKVVISRNILK; translated from the coding sequence ATGAATTTTGATTATACTGAAACACAACACATGGTAGCTGCAGCTGCAAGGGATTTTGCAGAGCAATACATACGTCCTTTTATTATGGAGTGGGATGAGGCGCAAATTTTTCCAGTGGATGTTTTTAGGAAAGCAGGTGAGTTGGGTTTTATGGGTGTCTTGGTTCCTGAGCAATACGGTGGTTCTGGTTTAGGATACCATGAGTATATTGCAATAGTTGAAGAAATCTCTAAAGTTGACCCTTCTATAGGGTTGTCTGTGGCTGCTCACAATTCATTGTGTACAAATCATATTTTAGACTTTGGTACCGAGGAACAAAAACAACGTTGGTTGCCAAAGTTAGCAACTGGACAATGGATTGGTGCTTGGGGACTTACAGAACATAATACAGGTTCTGATGCTGGTGGTATGAGTACTACTGCAGTTAAGGATGGAGATTTTTGGATTTTAAATGGTGCTAAAAATTTTATCACTCACGGTAAAAGTGGAGAGATCGCTGTCGTTATTGTTCGTACTGGTGAAAAGGGGGATAGCCATGGAATGACAGCTTTTGTGGTGGAACGTGGTACACCTGGATTTTCAAGTGGTAAAAAGGAAGATAAGTTAGGGATGAGAGCCAGTGAAACCGCGGAGTTGGTTTTTGACAATTGTCGAATTCCTGATAGTAATCGTTTAGGAGAGGTAGGTGAAGGATTTATTCAATCTATGAAGGTGTTAGATGGAGGAAGGATTTCCATTGGAGCCTTGTCTTTAGGGATTGCTAAAGGAGCTTATGAGGCAGCCCTGAAATATTCAAAGGAACGTGTTCAGTTTGGGAAGCCAATTTCTGCATTTCAAGGTATTTCATTTAAGTTAGCAGATATGGCGACTGAGATTGAAGCTTCAGAATTATTGCTTCATAAATCCGCTTTTGAGAAAAATGCAGGAAGAAAAATGACAAAACTCGGGGCTATGGCTAAAATGTATGCCTCTGAAGCTTGCGTGCGCATTGCAAATGAAGCTGTTCAGATTCATGGTGGATATGGATATACAAAGGATTTTCCAGTGGAAAAATTTTACAGAGATTCTAAGCTATGTACTATTGGTGAAGGGACTACTGAAATTCAAAAAGTAGTAATTTCACGAAATATTTTGAAATAA
- the rpsU gene encoding 30S ribosomal protein S21, whose product MLIIPIKEGENIDRALKRYKRKFDRTGTMRQLRSRQQFTKPSVEKRNQLQKAQYIQHLRDQEEI is encoded by the coding sequence ATGTTAATTATACCAATTAAAGAAGGCGAGAATATCGACAGAGCGCTTAAGCGTTATAAAAGAAAATTTGACAGAACAGGTACTATGCGTCAGCTACGTAGCCGTCAGCAATTTACAAAACCTTCTGTTGAAAAAAGAAATCAACTTCAGAAAGCTCAATACATTCAGCATTTGAGAGATCAAGAAGAAATCTAA
- a CDS encoding tyrosine-type recombinase/integrase, with protein MSVRAFVEYLSLEKNYSPLTCLAYRRDLELFSDFIESNFDGQSVDSVVYPQIRNWIVILVEKGLSSRSVNRKIASLKAYYKFLRKTRQIEENPFVHHVALKAPKKIEIPFSVDEVDKVLELLDGDSSFEGVRNKAIVELFYATGIRRSELINLKLLDVDLSSGLLKVLGKRNKERMVPLIKPVIHSLERYIEVRSQVAGAENNECLFLVKTGNKLNETLVYRLINGYFSSASSKVKKSPHVLRHSFATHLLNNGADLNSIKELLGHASLASTQVYTQSSITELQQVYKDAHPRGR; from the coding sequence ATGTCCGTCCGAGCATTTGTAGAATACCTTAGTCTAGAAAAAAATTACTCTCCACTTACTTGTTTGGCTTATAGAAGGGATTTGGAGTTGTTTTCTGATTTTATTGAATCAAACTTTGATGGTCAGTCAGTAGATTCGGTAGTATATCCTCAAATCCGAAATTGGATCGTTATTTTGGTTGAGAAGGGACTTTCTTCTCGTTCCGTCAATCGAAAAATTGCTTCGTTAAAGGCATATTATAAATTCCTTCGCAAGACTAGACAAATTGAAGAAAATCCATTTGTTCATCATGTGGCTTTGAAAGCGCCTAAAAAGATTGAGATTCCTTTTTCTGTGGATGAGGTAGATAAGGTATTGGAGTTGTTGGATGGGGACAGTAGTTTTGAAGGAGTGCGTAATAAGGCCATAGTAGAGCTGTTTTATGCTACTGGAATTAGACGTAGTGAATTGATTAACTTGAAGTTGTTGGATGTTGACCTGTCTTCCGGATTGCTTAAAGTGCTGGGTAAGCGTAACAAGGAGCGAATGGTTCCATTAATCAAGCCTGTGATTCATTCCTTGGAGCGTTATATTGAAGTAAGGAGCCAGGTTGCAGGTGCTGAAAATAATGAGTGTTTATTTTTAGTTAAAACAGGAAATAAACTGAATGAAACACTTGTTTATCGTTTAATTAATGGCTATTTTAGTAGTGCATCATCCAAGGTAAAAAAGAGTCCGCATGTGTTAAGACATTCCTTTGCAACTCACTTACTTAACAATGGTGCAGATTTAAATTCTATTAAAGAATTGCTAGGTCATGCGAGTTTGGCATCTACCCAGGTGTATACTCAAAGTAGTATAACTGAACTGCAACAAGTCTATAAGGATGCACATCCTCGAGGCAGGTGA
- the hpf gene encoding ribosome hibernation-promoting factor, HPF/YfiA family, whose translation MNVNIQSVNFTVDQKLVDFIQKRLDKLENYYDRVVSADVYLKVENTSEKENKIVEVKVHVPGDEFMVKKQCKSFEEGVDTAADSLERVLLKRKEKMRAHI comes from the coding sequence ATGAACGTAAACATTCAATCAGTAAACTTTACTGTAGACCAAAAATTGGTAGATTTTATCCAAAAAAGATTAGACAAGCTGGAAAATTATTATGATCGTGTGGTAAGCGCCGATGTGTATTTAAAAGTTGAAAATACCAGTGAAAAGGAAAATAAAATAGTAGAGGTTAAAGTGCATGTACCAGGAGATGAGTTTATGGTGAAAAAGCAATGTAAATCATTTGAAGAAGGAGTAGATACCGCAGCTGATTCATTAGAGCGTGTACTCTTAAAGAGAAAAGAAAAAATGAGAGCTCATATCTAA
- the tuf gene encoding elongation factor Tu — MAKETFDRSKPHLNIGTIGHVDHGKTTLTAAITKVLADAGLSEARSFDQIDNAPEEKERGITINTSHVEYQTANRHYAHVDCPGHADYVKNMVTGAAQMDGAILVVAATDGPMPQTREHILLGRQVGIPRIVVFMNKVDMVDDPELLELVEMEIRDLLSFYEYDGDNGPVIQGSALGALNGEPKWVDTVMQLMEAVDNWIELPQRDVDKEFLMPVEDVFTITGRGTVATGRIETGVARTGDPVEIIGMGAEKLTSTITGVEMFRKILDRGEAGDNVGILLRGIEKSDIKRGMVIIKPGSVKPHAKFKAEVYILKKEEGGRHTPFHNNYRPQFYVRTTDVTGTISLPEGVEMVMPGDNLTITVDLLQPIALNVGLRFAIREGGRTVGAGQVTEILD, encoded by the coding sequence ATGGCAAAGGAAACTTTTGATCGTTCCAAACCGCACTTAAATATTGGTACTATTGGACACGTCGATCACGGTAAAACAACTTTGACTGCTGCTATTACTAAAGTTTTAGCTGATGCAGGTCTATCTGAGGCAAGATCATTTGATCAAATTGACAACGCTCCAGAAGAAAAAGAAAGAGGTATTACTATTAATACTTCTCACGTAGAGTATCAAACAGCTAACCGTCACTACGCTCACGTTGACTGTCCTGGTCACGCGGATTACGTTAAGAACATGGTTACTGGTGCTGCTCAGATGGACGGTGCTATCTTGGTAGTTGCTGCTACTGATGGTCCTATGCCTCAAACTCGCGAGCACATCCTTCTTGGTCGTCAGGTAGGTATTCCTCGTATTGTTGTGTTCATGAACAAAGTGGACATGGTAGACGATCCAGAATTGTTGGAGCTTGTTGAGATGGAAATCAGAGATCTATTATCTTTCTATGAGTATGATGGTGATAATGGTCCTGTAATCCAAGGATCTGCTTTAGGTGCTTTGAATGGAGAGCCTAAGTGGGTTGATACTGTAATGCAATTGATGGAAGCTGTTGATAACTGGATTGAACTTCCTCAACGTGACGTTGATAAAGAATTCTTGATGCCGGTAGAAGATGTATTTACTATTACAGGTCGTGGTACTGTGGCAACTGGTCGTATTGAGACTGGTGTTGCTAGAACTGGTGACCCTGTGGAAATCATCGGTATGGGAGCTGAGAAATTGACTTCAACTATTACTGGTGTTGAGATGTTCCGTAAGATCCTTGATAGAGGTGAAGCTGGAGATAACGTTGGTATCTTGTTAAGAGGTATTGAGAAGTCTGACATTAAGAGAGGAATGGTTATTATTAAGCCAGGATCTGTTAAGCCACACGCTAAATTCAAAGCTGAGGTGTATATCCTTAAGAAAGAAGAAGGTGGTCGTCACACTCCATTCCATAACAACTACCGTCCTCAGTTCTACGTTCGTACAACTGACGTAACTGGAACAATTTCTCTTCCTGAAGGAGTAGAGATGGTTATGCCTGGTGACAACTTGACTATTACTGTTGATTTGTTGCAACCAATTGCTCTTAACGTAGGTCTTCGTTTCGCTATCCGTGAAGGAGGTCGTACTGTAGGTGCTGGTCAGGTAACTGAAATCTTAGACTAA
- the secE gene encoding preprotein translocase subunit SecE has translation MVNYIKESFEELKTNVTWPTWAEGQRLMVVVAVFSILFSLAIWGIDSVFVELISLYFGFIN, from the coding sequence ATGGTAAACTATATAAAAGAATCGTTTGAAGAATTAAAAACGAATGTTACTTGGCCAACTTGGGCTGAAGGTCAGCGCCTTATGGTTGTTGTGGCTGTTTTTTCAATTCTTTTCTCACTAGCTATCTGGGGAATTGATTCTGTGTTTGTAGAGCTTATTAGTTTGTATTTCGGTTTTATAAACTAA
- the nusG gene encoding transcription termination/antitermination protein NusG, translated as MAEALVKNWYVVRAVSGQENKVKSYIENEIARLGFSDYVDEVLVPTEKVVQVRNGKKINKERVYFPGYVMVKANLGGEVAHIIKSITGVIGFLGEVKGGDPVPLRKSEVNRMLGKVDELSVKTDNVAIPFVLGETVKVIDGPFNGFNGTVEKVNEEKRKLEVMVKIFGRKTPLELSYMQVEKV; from the coding sequence ATGGCAGAAGCTTTAGTTAAAAATTGGTATGTGGTAAGAGCCGTTAGTGGGCAAGAAAACAAAGTTAAAAGCTATATCGAGAATGAAATTGCTCGTTTAGGTTTTTCTGACTATGTTGATGAAGTTCTTGTTCCTACTGAAAAGGTGGTTCAAGTGCGTAACGGAAAGAAGATTAACAAAGAGCGTGTGTACTTCCCTGGGTATGTGATGGTGAAAGCCAACTTGGGAGGAGAGGTAGCGCATATTATTAAATCAATTACTGGTGTTATCGGCTTTTTAGGAGAGGTTAAGGGAGGTGATCCTGTGCCTTTGCGTAAATCTGAGGTGAATCGTATGTTAGGTAAGGTAGACGAATTGTCTGTTAAAACTGATAATGTGGCGATTCCTTTTGTGCTTGGTGAAACAGTGAAAGTTATCGATGGTCCTTTTAACGGTTTCAATGGAACTGTAGAAAAAGTCAACGAAGAAAAGCGTAAGCTCGAAGTAATGGTGAAGATTTTCGGTAGAAAGACACCATTAGAGCTTAGCTATATGCAAGTAGAGAAAGTTTAG